The bacterium genomic interval GGCTCCAGCGCGGTCTCTGGCTCGACGCGAGGACGTTGATCGAGACTTCGGATCTTTCCGGGCTCCGGCGCAGCGACGTCGGAATGTTCTACGCCCAGGCCTGGCTCCTGGTCCACTACCTGAACCTCGATCGTCAGTCCGATCAGAAGATGATCGATGGCCTCAATCGGTATACGGCGCTCCTCGGGCGGGGAGTCGAGTCGGTCGAAGCCTTCGAGCGCGGTTTCGGCGAGGACGTGGACAGCCTGAACGAAAGTCTCCGGAACACGGCGAACGGGCGGTACGGATCTGGCTTGCAGCTCGTCGGGATGGACGTCGACAGGCTGGCCTACGATCGCGAGCCGCCGCGGGTCCGCGACCTGGCGCCCGGAGAGGTGTCGCTCGCGCTCGCTCGCGTATGCCTGAGGCACGGCGACTGGGACTGCGTTCGCGAGCGGGCGAGCCGGGCGGTCGAGGCGTCACCGTCGAGTGCGCGGGCGCATGCGATGCTCGGCGACGGGTACAAGGTCGCGAAGGAGTGGGATCAGGCCGAGTCGAGCTTCAGGCGAGCGCTCGAGCTCGCGGGCGATGACCCGATGGTGCGTCTCGACTGGGGCGAGTACCTGTTGTCGCGGGCGTACGACACGCCCGACGAAGACGAGAGGCGGAAACTCCTCGGAGAGGCGCGCGAGTCGTTTCGTGCGCTGCTCGACGCGAACGAGCGGAACCCCGAAGCCTGGACGGTTCTCGCTCAGACCTACGGTCTTCCGGGGGAGGACCTTTCATGCGCCCTCCCAGCGATCGATCGGGCCTTCGAGCTGCTTCCCTCTTCGGACGCCGTGAAACAGACACGTGCTCAGCTGCTGCTGCTCTCGGGGCAGCGACTCGAGGCGATTCGTGCGATCCACGGTTGGCTGGGGCTCGGTCACGTGACGTCGCCCCAGACGGCCGACGAGATCCTCGAGGGCATACTCGAGCAGCAGCGCCAACTCGCGTCGTCGCTCGGCGTCGACTACGTCGAACCGAAGGCCGAGTACTAGGCCTCGATCAGGACACCGTCCTTCTTGAGCTCGCCGACTTCGTGGACGGCGCCGAGCTCCTGGTCGAGATAGTCGGGGCCTTCCGCCGTGGGCAGGAACCATCCCGTCGGGCACATGGTCAGGATCTCGACGAACGAGAAGCCCTGGCCCTTCATCTGGGACTCGAACGCGCGGTCCAGGAAGCGTCGGGTCCGGTGGACGCCCTTCGCGTCGTGGACCGACGCGCGCGCGCAATAGGCGGTGCCCTGGAGCCGGGCGAGCAGATCACCGATCAGGATCGGATAGCCGTGCTCGCCGGCGTCGCGTCCCTCGATCGAGTTCTTGGTGCGCTGTCCGAGGACGGTGGTCGCGGTCATGTGGCCGCCGGTCTCGCCGAAGACGCCGTTGTTGAGCAGGATGCAGGTGACGTTCTCGCCGCGGGCGGCGGTGTGGATCACCTCCTGCAGGCCCTCGTTGACCATGTCGCCGTCGCCCTGGAGCGTGAAGACCAGGTTCTCCGGCAGCATGCGTTTCGCGCCCGTCGCGACGGAAGGGGCGCGACCGTGGAGCGCCTGGATCAGGTCGATGTCCATCAGGCTCGTGAGCGCCGTGTAGCAGCCGATCCCGATCGTCCCGATCGCACGCTGGCTCATACCCATCTCGTCGATCGCGTCGAGGATCTGGCGAAGGGCGAGAGGCTCGCCGCAGCCGGGGCAGAGGTCGTGCTCGCCCATCAGGGTGAGCGGCGGGAGCGAGGTGCCGGTCTGGCGGCAGGCACCGACGGGCGGTGCGTCGGTCGGGATCACGCGAAGCGGGTCGTTGGGGTCGGTCATCGGAGGACTCCTCGAAGGACGGAGTGAAAGAAACGGAGTGGAGGGAGCCGGCGGATCAGGCGACGACCCCGCGCGGAACGGGACGTCCCGCGTGGGCGTCACGGGCCCGTCCGGCGATCAGGTCGCTGTCGAGCAGCGCCCCGATCCCGAAGCCGGCCCCGTCCGTCGAGATGCCGCCGATCGGGACCACTGGAACGGAGCCGAGCAGCGAGAGCTGCACGTCTTCGATCATCTGGCCCGCGTTCTGTTCGAGCACGGCGACCTTCGAGCAGCCTTCGGCGGCCTTCACGAGGGCCTCCTTCGGGAAGGGCCACAGGCTGATCGGACGGAAGAGCCCGACCTTGATCCCTTCGGCCCGGAGGTCGCGCATCGCCGCGTGGGCGAACCGAGCGAGGGTTCCGAAGGCGACGATCAGCAGATCGGCGTCGTCTGTGTCGATCGCTTCGTAGCGTTGCTCCGCTTCGAGGATCTCGTCTTCCTTGTCGGCGAGATTCTGCCAGAAGCCGTTCGGGTCGATGCCCTTCGAGCCCTTCTCCATGCCGATCGGGTTCACGTTCCGCGAACGGCCCGAGCCACCGAGGGATCCGTCCACGGCCCAGTCCTTCGCGGGGAGCGATCCGAAGTCGATCTTCGGGGTCGCCACGGCCTCGGCGGTGTGCGCGATCAGGTAGTCGCCGTAGATCACGACCGGGTGGCGCCACTTGTCGGCCAGGTGGAAGGCGAGCTGGGTGAGCTCGACGGCTTCGCCGACGCTCTGGGGGGCGAGGACGATGTGGCGGTAGTCGCCGTGTCCGCCGCCGCGAGTGGCCTGGAAGTAGTCGCCCTGTCCGCGGGCCATGTTGAAGATCACGATCGGGATCTCCGCCCGCGTGATCTCCGACATCGACTCCTGCATGAGCGAGAGGCCCTGGCCCGTCGAGCCGGTCGCGGCGCGCGCGCCGGTCGCCGCCGCACCCCAGGCCTGGCCGATCGCCTCGATCTCGCTCTCGGCGTTGATGCAGGCGCCACCTTCGTCCGGCAGGCGCTTCGCGAAGCACTCGAGCACTTCGGTGAAGGGGGTCATCGGGTAGCCCGAGAAGAATCGGCAGCCCGCCGCGATCGCGGCTTCGGCGATTGCCTCGGAGCCTTCCATCAGTCGTCGTTCGGTCGTGGACACGTTCATCGTCCTCTCGTCGTGGACACTTTGGGGCTCCCTACGCGTCGAAGCGGTAGACGTCGAAGCAGAAATCGGGGCAGACCATCAAGCAGGCTCCGCAACCCGTGCAGCCTTCGAGGAGCTCGGGCAGCAGGTAGCCGGAGCTGTTGCGGACGGAGGACATACGCAGGACTTCGGGCGGACAGGCCGGGATGCAGAGCTCACAGCCCTTGCATCGCTCGGCGTCGAGCACCACGGTGCCTCGCGGTCCGCGAGTGGATCGGGTCTCGCTCGTCGGAGCGCTCATGCTGCGGCCTCCTGCCACGCGGGCACGGTGCCCGGCGAGACGGCTTCGCGACCTGCGGCGAGCGCGCGCTGGTTCGCTTCGAGAAACTGATGGCGATACGGGGGGAGCGATTGGGAGAGACCGGTCTCCAGCGCCGCGGGGCCGACGAGCCCGGTCGCCTGCGCGAACGCGCCTAGCAGAACGAGCGCCGCCGCCTTCGGAGCGTCGACTTCGCGGGCGAGCTTCGTCGCGGAGATCGCGACGACCGAAGCCTTCGTGTCGGGGAGCGGGCCTTCGAGCAGGTCGCCATCGACGAAGACGGCGCCGTCGGCGCGCAGCTTCGGCAGGATCGGGTCGGCGAAGCGCGGGTGGGCGATGACCGCCGACCAGGCATGCGAGACCATGGGCGGCGCGGTGATCGGGCCGTCGGCGATCACGAGGGTCGCGTCGGTGTTCCCACCGCGCATCGTCCCGCCATACGTGCCGAGGGACATGACCTCGCGGTCCTCCGCGGTGGCCGCGAGGGCGAGGATCTTCGCAGCGAGCTGGACGCCCTGCCCACCGATCCCGGTCCAGAGCACTTCACGTTCGATCGTCACTGGCTCTCTTCTCCTTCCTGAATCACGCTCGTGCCTCCGAATGCGCGCGTCGCGCCGCGGGTGAGGCCCGCGAGGGCCAGGGCTTCGAGGGCTTCGACCTCGGCGTCGGCGGGGCGGCGCCCCTCGATCAGCCGGGCTTCGACCCAGCCCATCATGAGGTGGTAGAGCGCCTCGCTCTCGGTGTCGGGATCGACCTCCGGCATGCGCCCGTTCGTGCGACCGCGCTCGAGGGCCGCCAGGAGCGGCGCAGCGACGAGCCGTTCGGAACCGGCGACCTCCGTCGGAAAGGACTCGGCGAGTCGGCCGCGGGAGAGGGCGAAGGGGCGCGAGGCGCGGGCGCTGCTCGGATCGAGGGCCTGGGCGGCCATGCCCCGGATCCACTCGCGGGCGGCTTCGACCGGATCGTCGACGCCGGCCATGCGCTGTTCGAGGTAGCGGGCGAGCCCGCGGATCCCGTCGTCGAGGACGGTGACCAGCAGCTCGTGCTTCCCCCGGAAGTGACGGTAGAAGGCCTGATTCGAGAGCCCCGCCTCGCGCAGGATGTCGGAGACCTTGGGTTCGAGGTGGCCGGTCCGCTCGATCACGCGGAAGGCGGCGGAGACCAGTCGCTCGACCTCGTCCTCCGCCGCGGCCCGCCGGCGGGCGAGGCTGCGGTCGACGGCGCTCCCTACGGCGCCGGTCCCCGGGCCCGATCCGGAAAGGGGGCCAGGCTCGGACGCGGGGGCGCAAAGCAGGGTTGAAATGCCTGTGAAGGCCTTAGGAACGTTGTTCTCCATTCCGAGAATGGTATTCTCGGTTCGAGCCCACGGCAAGGGGCATTCCGCGGCGCGGGGGGCGAGGCAGTCCGCCATGATCCGCGCGGTGGCCCGTGGGCGCAGGCCGATCTAGGGAGGAACGCGGGTGGAGAGCCAGGGCCGGAAGCTGCTGATCGGGGACATCCTGCGGCGCGCTGCCGAGGCGACCCCGGATGCGCCGGCGGCCTGCGTGGGCGCCGAGGACCGCGGCTATGCCACGCGTACCTTCGCCGAGCTCGAGCGGGACGCGAACCGCCTGGCCCTCGCGCTTCGGACGCAGCTCGGCGTCGGTCACGGGGACCGTATCCTCGCCTGGGCCGACACCTCGATCGAGGTGCTCCCGCTCTTCGTCGCGGTCGCCAAGCTCGGCGCCGTCTTCGCTCCGCTCAACGCGCGCCTCGGCGCTTCGGAGGCGGGGGAGGTCGCGGCACTGGCGCGGGGGACGCTGCTGATCGTCGACACGGCCCGAGCGCCCGGAGCGGAAGTGCTCGCGAAGGCAGCGGGGGTCGACCAGTGGGCGCTGCTTCCGGTCGGGGAAGCGGGGCGCGCGACGTCGGAAGGAGATCGCGGCGAGAATCCCGAGCGACTCGTGCTCGACGCGACGTCGCTGCCGGATCCGCCGCGCGCGATCGAGGAGCCGCGCCTCGAAGAAACCGATCCCCACGTGATCTTCTTCACGAGCGGAAGTACGGGCCGACCCAAGGGGGTCGTCCTCTCCCATCGCGCGAACTGGCTGCGCGGCTTCCAGGGCGTGTTCCGGGACGAGCCCGAGCGGACGGTGTGCATGTTCCCGCTCTTCCAC includes:
- a CDS encoding thiamine pyrophosphate-dependent enzyme, yielding MTDPNDPLRVIPTDAPPVGACRQTGTSLPPLTLMGEHDLCPGCGEPLALRQILDAIDEMGMSQRAIGTIGIGCYTALTSLMDIDLIQALHGRAPSVATGAKRMLPENLVFTLQGDGDMVNEGLQEVIHTAARGENVTCILLNNGVFGETGGHMTATTVLGQRTKNSIEGRDAGEHGYPILIGDLLARLQGTAYCARASVHDAKGVHRTRRFLDRAFESQMKGQGFSFVEILTMCPTGWFLPTAEGPDYLDQELGAVHEVGELKKDGVLIEA
- a CDS encoding 4Fe-4S dicluster domain-containing protein; the protein is MSAPTSETRSTRGPRGTVVLDAERCKGCELCIPACPPEVLRMSSVRNSSGYLLPELLEGCTGCGACLMVCPDFCFDVYRFDA
- a CDS encoding 2-oxoacid:acceptor oxidoreductase family protein; translation: MTIEREVLWTGIGGQGVQLAAKILALAATAEDREVMSLGTYGGTMRGGNTDATLVIADGPITAPPMVSHAWSAVIAHPRFADPILPKLRADGAVFVDGDLLEGPLPDTKASVVAISATKLAREVDAPKAAALVLLGAFAQATGLVGPAALETGLSQSLPPYRHQFLEANQRALAAGREAVSPGTVPAWQEAAA
- a CDS encoding TetR/AcrR family transcriptional regulator; this encodes MENNVPKAFTGISTLLCAPASEPGPLSGSGPGTGAVGSAVDRSLARRRAAAEDEVERLVSAAFRVIERTGHLEPKVSDILREAGLSNQAFYRHFRGKHELLVTVLDDGIRGLARYLEQRMAGVDDPVEAAREWIRGMAAQALDPSSARASRPFALSRGRLAESFPTEVAGSERLVAAPLLAALERGRTNGRMPEVDPDTESEALYHLMMGWVEARLIEGRRPADAEVEALEALALAGLTRGATRAFGGTSVIQEGEESQ